The genomic interval CTGTGAGAGCCACCAGACCCGGTCGATCTGTGACCTGAACACTGATTAAAGAAACAAAAGTGTTTACAAAAAAGTGATTTTCGGTTACACTGTAAGCACGTCGGGAATGGGGCCCAGTGCCCACTCCTCCCGGCTCCTCCCCCACCCTCATCCGCCCAAGGAGGCGAAACGAATGATCAGCACCAACACCCGGACCTTCGTGGACACCGTGACCTACCGCCCCGGCGCCGTCATCCTCTACCCCGGCAAGAGCGACATGCTCTACCGCGTCGCCTCCGGCCTCGTGCGCGTGCACACCATGGACGACGATGGCAACGGCCTGACCCTGCGCTACGTCAAGCCCGGCGAGTACTTCGGCGAGGAAGCCCTCGCTGGCGTGAACCGCGCCTACTTCGCCGAGGCCGTCACCGACTCCTCCATCGACGTGATCAACCCCGCCCTGATGAGCGCCGAGGACAACCTGCACGTCACCACCCACCTCGTGCGGACCCTCGAACGCGCCTACGAAAGCATCTACCGCCTCGTGGGCAAGCGCCTGCGCGCCCGCATCGCCGGTGAACTGCTGGAACTCAAGGACACCGCGCTGGCCACGCAGCTCGACAGTGGCGAGACCATGATCTACGCCACGCACGACGAACTCGCTGCTGCCGTCGGCTCTGTGCGCGAAACCGTGACCAAGGTCGTCGGAGAACTGTCCCGCGAAGGCGTGATCAGCGCCGGCTACGGCAAGATCACCCTCAAGAACGAAAGCGCGCTGCAGCAGATCGCTGCCGCCTGAGTCTTTCCTTCCAGACCGCCGCACCCCCACCCGGGTGCGGCGGTTTCTTGTGGGGGCCCACCTGTCCACGCTGTTTCTGTACATGTGACACGAATCCTGGACGGTTGGCATTCCCAGCTGACCCCACCTGTGCTTAGACTCAGCCGATGACCCAGACCTACACCCCCGACCGCCCCCTGCGCGTCGCCGTGATCGGCAGCGGCCCCAGCGGTATCTTCGCCACCGAGGCGCTCCTCAAGCAGACCGACCTGCCCGTCGAGGTGGACGTCTACGACCGCCTGCCCACCCCGTACGGCCTCGTCCGCTACGGCGTCGCGCCCGATCACCTCACCATCAAGAGCGTCACCCGCGGCTTCGAGAAAACCCTGAGTGACCCGCGCGTGCGCTTCCTGGGCAATGTCGAATTTGGCCGAGACCTGACCCACGACGACACCGTCGCCCACTACGACGCCGTGATGTACACCGTCGGTGCCAGCAGCGACCGCAGACTGGGCATCCCCGGCGAGGACCTCGAAGGCAGCATGAGCGCCACTGAATTCGTCGCCTGGTACAACGGTCACCCGGACGCCGCCACGCGCGACATGGTGCTGCACGCCAGCGGCGTGGCCGTGGTGGGCGTTGGCAACGTGGCGCTGGACGTCAGCCGGATCCTCGTGAAAACCACGCAGGAACTCCACGAGAGTGACATCGCCGCGCACGCCCTGAGCGCCCTGGAAGGCAGCCACGTGCGGGACGTGTGGATCCTCGGCCGCCGCGGGCCCGCGCAGGCGGCGTTCACCACCAAGGAACTGAGGGAGTTCGGGGAACTCAGCGACGCCGAACCCGTCGTGCACAGTGAAGAGATTGCCCTGAGCCCTGAGGCGGAAGCGGCCATCACCGACAACACCAAGAAGAAGAACGTCGAGGTGCTGCGCGAATTTGCCGCCCACCAGTCTGAAGGCAAACTGCGGCGGGTGCATCTGCGCTTCCTGGTCTCTCCGGTCGAGATTCTCGATGACGGGCACGGCCACGTGGGCGGCCTGAAGGTGGAGCGCAACCGCTTGGACGAGCACGGCAACGCCGTCGGCACCGGCGAGTACGAGGTGCTGCCTGTGCAGATGGTGCTGCGCTCCGTCGGGTACCGCGGCGTGGCGCTGCCCGGCGTGCCCTTCGACGAGAAGCGAGGCGTGATCGCCAACACCGACGGCCGCGTGGACGGCCGCGCCGGCGAGTACACCGCCGGGTGGATCAAACGCGGTCCCAGCGGCGTAGTCGGCACCAACCGCAAGGACGCGACGGACACCGTCGCGCACCTGCTGGCCGACGCGAGGGAAAGCCGGCTGCCCGGCGCGGCGCATCCCACCCGCACTGCTGTGGACGCCCTGCTGGCCAGCCGGGGGGTCAGGGTGTACTCGTTCGCGGACTGGCAGGTCCTTGACGCCCACGAAGTGGCCGCCGGCAAGGCGCAGGGCCGCCCGCGCGCGAAGGTCGTCCACCGTGAAGTGATGCTCGGCCACCGCAAAGCCTGACCTTCAGAACGCAGGGTCCCTGCCCGATTGCGGCGGGGACGTTTCATGGCTTGGCGCTCTGGCATACTCAGCACGCATGACAGCCTCCCTGCACGCAGACGTTCTGGTGATCGGCGCGGGCCCGGCCGGCCTGCACGCGGCCTTTTACGCCGCATGGCGCGGCCTGCGCGTCCGGCTTCTGGAAGCGCGCAGCGAGCCCGGCGGGCAGCTGAGCGCCCTGTACCCTGACAAACGCGTGTACGACGTGCCGGGCCTGCCGGCCACCCCGGCGGCGCAGGTGGTGCAGGCCCTGGTGCGTCAGCTGGACGGGCTGGACGTGACCCTGCACCTGCACACCTCCGCGCGCGACCTGCGCCGCGCGGAACACGGGTGGCAGGTCACGGCCGACACCCCGCACGGCACGCAGGCCTTCACTGCCGCCGCGGTGGTCCTGGCGCCCGGACTGGGCGCCCTGCGACCCCGCGACGCACGTGTCCCCGGTGAGCACGCGGACGTCCGCACGGACCTGCCAGACCCCACCACCCTCACCGGCCGCCGGGTGCTGGTGGTGGGCGGCGTGCCGCAGGCCACGCGCGCCGCGCTGGAACTCGTTCAGGCAGGGGCGGCCGTCACGCTCACGCACCGGCGCGTGGGTTTTCGGGGCAGCCCCGCCGAACTCGCCGCCCTGGAGCAGGGGCAGGCGCAGGGGCAGTTGCAGGTGCTTGCCCCCGCCACGCTGAACGCCCTGACGCCCGGCGGCGCGCAGCTGACCGTGCAGGGCGAGCTGACCGCAGTGCCAGCCGACACGGTCCTGATCCTGAACGGGTACCTGCCGGACCTCACGCCGCTTCAGGCGTGGCCGCTGAACTGGCAGGGGGAGTACATCCCGGACGGCCCGGGGGGCCACACGTCCCTTGAGGGCGTCTTCGTGGCCGGGGACGTCGCCCAGTCCGCCCAGGCGTTCAAGCTGATCTCGGTCGGGCTGGCGCAGGCCGCGGTGGCGGCCAATCACGCCGCGCATCACGCGAATCCAGAGCTGCGTGTCCGGCCCGGGCACTCCAGCGAGAAGCGCCTGAGTTAGGGCCCAGACGGACCCGGCGTGAGCTGGCTCTAACTGATCAGGCCGGTATGCCTGCGGGGACGCAGGCCCTGCTGGCGCACCATGGTGCGCACCTCCTGGCACCGGCAGCCGCGGTAGGTGCACAGCAGCGCCTCTGGATCCCGGTTCAGGAGGCGCACCGTGCCGTCCACAAGGTCCCTCACGCGGTACAGCCTGAGCGTGCAGGCCCCCACCTGAACGCTGCGGGCCCGCAGGTGCACCTCAGGCGCGAGGTTGTCGAAGTCCGCCGAGCAGTTGGGGAACGCCGTGGGGACCACCTGACCGTCCAGGGGCACATACCGGGTGAGCAGCGGCATGCCGGCCAGGTGCTCGCCGTAGTGCACGCTGGTGTTGCTGCCGAAATCCACGCCCATCAGCAGCGCGTACCCGTCGAGGTCGTACAGGGCGCCAACGGGCTGGTACGGGCTGCTGAGGGACTGCGCCTCGGTAACCCGCCCGGCCTCCTGACCGAGCGCGATGAAGCTCAGCGTGGGGTGAAATGACCGGCGCGCCTCGGGCCGCTCCACGAGTTCCTGCGGCACGCGGCCGATGTCGCGGCTGACGCGTGAGTCGCGGTGGAAGCGGGCGCTTGTTGTGGCGGCTGGCCGGGACAGCAGCGTGCTGTACGTGAACGCCGGGGCGACCACGGTGGCGGCCGCCTGGCCCAGGGCGTCAACTACGGTGCGGGCGCCGCCGTCAAGGGTGCCGAACGATTTCAGGCTGGCGTGAACAATGACGTGCTGCGTGCCGTTCAGCCCGAGTGCCCGCAGTCCCTCGTCCAGCTCGGCGGGGCTCACGGGCGGTCGGCGCAGCAGGTTCAGCACGCCCTCAGTCTACTCCTGTGGCCCCCGCACGTCCGTGAGATGAGAACGCCGCAGAACAGACCAGGGCGGCGCGCAGGCTGAAGCTGCGCGCCGCCCTGCCGGGACTGGCTTTACTTCACGAAGAGCATCTGGCGGTAGGTGGGCAGCGGCCAGTGCTGCTCCGCGACAACCTTCTCGAGACGGTCGGCGGCCTTGCGGACGGCGGTCATGGCCGGAAGCACGTGGTCACGCATGTGGTGCGCCTTCTCGTGCACCTCGTCGCCGCCGGTGGCGGCGTTCTGCTCGCTGAGGGCGCTGACCGCGTCGAACAGTTCGTCCGCGGCGGCTTCCACCTCGGCGGCCACGGCCGTCACGGCGCGGCTGCTTCCGGCGGCGTGCAGTTCGGACAGGTACTTCACGGCGGCAGGGAGGATCATGGTGCGCGCCATGTACTCGGTGGTTTCACCCTCGATGTTCACCGTCTTGAAGTAGATGTCGTACATGATTTCCTGGCGGGCGGCCAGTTCGCGGTCACTCAGGACCTGGAATTTCTCGAACAGCGTCTGGTTCTTGCCGTCGGTCAGGTGCTCCACGGCGTCCAGGGTCGTGCGCAGGTTCAGCAGGCCGCGCTGGTGCTCGGCTTCCTGATGCCATTCGTCGCTGTACCCGTCGCCGTTGAACACGATGCGCTTGTGCTTGCTGTAGGTGGCCTTCACGATGTCGGCGACGGCGGCGTTCAGGTCGTCGCCCGCGTCAAGCTTGGCTTTCAGTTCGGCGCTGAGTTCACTGACGGCGTCTGCCACGATGGTGTTCAGCACCGTGATCGGGAACGAGATGCTCTGGCTGCTGCCGGCCGCGCGGAACTCGAACTTGTTGCCGGTGAAGGCGAACGGGCTGGTGCGGTTACGGTCGCCGGCGTGGCGGGGCAGGGGCGGCAGGACGCTTGTACCCAGGCCGAGCAGTCCGGCTTCGGCGCCACGGCCACCCTGGCCGCTTTCCAGGCGGTCAAAGATGTCGCTCAGTTCACTGCCCAGGAAGATGCTGATGATGGCGGGCGGCGCCTCGTTGGCCCCCAGGCGGTGGTCATTGCTGGCGCTCGCGACACTGATGCGCAGCAGGTCCTGGTGGTCGTCCACGGCCTTGATCACGGCAGACGTGAAGAACAGGAACTGAAGGTTCTCGTGGGGCGTGTCGCCGGGCTCGAGGAGGTTCTCACCGGCGTTGGTGCTCATGCTCCAGTTGCAGTGCTTGCCCGATCCGTTCACGCCTGCGAAGGGTTTCTCGTGCAGCAGGGCCACGAGGCCGTAGCGGCGGGCGGTGTTGCGCAGCACCTGCATGGTCAGCTGCTGGTGATCGGCGGCCACGTTGCTGTCCTCGAAGATCGGCGCGATCTCATACTGACCGGGCGCGACCTCGTTGTGACGGGTCTTGACCGGGATGCCCAGCGCGTACAGCTGCGTTTCGGCGTCCGTCATGAAGCTCAGGACCCGGTCGGGAATCGCGCCGAAGTAGTGATCTTCGAGTTCCTGGCCGCGCGGGGGCTGCGCACCAAAGAGGGTGCGGCCCGTCATGACCAGGTCGGGCCGGCGGTAGTAGTACTCCTCGGCGATCAGGAAGTACTCCTGCTCGGCGCCCAGGGTGCTGCTCACGCGGGTGCCCTCGCTGGCCCCGAAGAGTTTCAGCGCGGGCGTCACTGCCTTGTTCAGGGCTTCGACGCTGCGCAGCAGGGGCGTTTTGGTGTCCAGCGCCTCGCCGGTCCAGCTGGCGAAGGCCGTGGGGATGCACAGGGTCGCGCCGTTGGCGTGCCGCATGATGAACGCGGGGCTGCTGGCGTCCCAGGCGGTGTAGCCGCGCGCTTCGAAGGTGGCGCGCAGCCCGCCTGAGGGGAAGGAGCTGGCGTCCGGCTCCGCCTGGATCAGTTCCTTGCCGGTAAACGCAGCAATCGCGGCGCCGTCCCCGTTGGGGGACACGAAGGAGTCGTGCTTCTCGGCGGTCGCGCCGGTCAGGGGGTGGAACCAGTGGGTGTAGTGCGTTGCCCCTTTCTCCATCGCCCAGGTCTTCATGGCGAGGGCGACGGTATCCGCGATCCCCGGGTCGAGCGTCGCGCCGCGTTCCAGCGTGGCCTGCAGGCTCTTAAAGATGGGCTTGCTCAGGCGGGCCTTGAGCTGCTCCAGGGTCAGGACGTCGCTGGCGTACACGTTGCTCACGATGTCGTGGGGGGTGGCGCTCGCGGTGTCCGTGCGCCAGTTGCGCGCGGCGGAAATCACGTCGAAGTCATGGTTCATGTCGCTCCCTGGTGCCCGGCGGGACGGGGTGGTGCGGCGCGCTGGCATCCCTGATTTCACGCCGCTTCCGTGACCCGCTGGGTGTTCTCAACCGTGAGTATAGGAGCCTGTCATTAAGACGGTCAACGCATTCTTCTGAACAACATGCGATTTTTAGCAGGGGTGTCCCGACTGGGTGGCCTTCATATTGCAGAATGTCATCAATTCTCTCCTCAGGTTCCCGATTGAGAGTGAACAATCTGCACGGCTCGCCTCGACAGGGCACAGACCGTAGCATTTCGAAATGAGAGACCGGACCTTTGCGGAGGTCCTGAAGGCTCACGCCCCGGAGGTTTATTCCGTCATGACGCCCCAACCCACCACCCCGCCCACCGCCGAACAGATCCTGCGCCTGCTTCAGGACGCAGAAGTCAAATTTCTCCGCCTTCAGTTCACGGACATCCTCGGTACCACCAAAAACGTGGAGGTGCCCAAGTCCCAGTTCGCCAAGGCACTCAACGGCGACGTTACCTTCGACGGCAGCGCCGTGGAGGGCTTCACCCGCGTGGAGGAGTCCGACATGCTGCTGCGCCCGGACCTCAGCACGTTCCTGATCTACCCGCAGTTCTCCCGTGAGGAAGGCGAACGCGGCAAGGTCGCGCGCCTGATCTGCGACGTGACCCTGCCCGACGGCGCGCCCTTTGAAGGAGACCCCCGGCAGGTCCTGAAGCGTCAGATTGCCCGGGCCCAGACGCTGGGGTTTGAAATGTTTGTGGGAACCGAACCGGAATTCTTCCTGTTCGAGCGCACGTCCTCCGGGACAGGCAGCACTGTCACGCATGACCGGGCCGGGTACTTCGACCTGGCCCCCATCGACAAGGGCGAACGCATCCGCCGGGAGATCACGAACAAACTTGTCGAGATGGGCTTCGAGATTGAGGCCGCGCACCATGAGGTCGCCCCGGGACAGCATGAGATCGACTTCCGGTATGCGCCTGCCCTGGAAACCGCAGACCGCATCGCCACCTTTAAATTCGTGGTGAAACGTGTGGCGCTGGAGTACGGGTTGCTGGCCAGCTTCCTGCCCAAACCCATTCCCGGCGTGAACGGCAGCGGCATGCACTGCCACCTGAGCCTGTTCAAAGGTGGCGTGAATGCGTTCGCGGACCCGGCGGGTGAGCACGGCCTGTCCCGTACGGCAGAGCAGTTCATTGCAGGGCTGCTTGATCACGCGGGCAGCATGGCGGCCATCACCAACCCGCTGGTGAACAGTTACAAGCGTCTGGTGCCGGGCTTTGAGGCGCCCGTGAACGTCGCGTGGAGCACGAGCAACCGCTCGGCGCTGATCCGCATTCCGGCCAAGCGTGGGAACTCCACCCGGGCGGAAGTCCGCATGCCCGACCCCAGCTGCAATCCGTACCTGGCGCTCGCGGTCATGCTGGCCGCGGGCCTGGACGGCATCGAACAGAAGATGGAACCTGCACCCGCCATTCAGCGCAACATCTTCCGCATGACGGTGCGCGAGAAGCGTCACCACCGCGTGAAGGAACTGCCCACCGACCTGCGTGAGGCGGTGGATGAGCTCGAAAAGGATGATGTGATCCGCCGGGCCCTGGGCGAGCACGTCCTGGATCATTTCGTGGAAGCGAAGCGCGCAGAGTGGCGGGAGTACAGCGCCGCGGTGCATGCCTGGGAACTGGAACGCTACCTCGATCTGATCTGAGTCCGGCAGCCCCGGAAACCCGGTCGGCACAGTTCATGAAGTGGGGGTGTCTGCGGTGAGGGCCACCTCCATCCTGACCTCCTGAGCACCCCAGGGTGGGGTGGGGGTTGCGGGGAAACCGCTGTCAGACGCAATGCGGTGGTCGTTCAGGTCTTTCGTTCCTGAGGGACCTGCCGGGGACAGGCCCTCGGGCCAAGCCGTGCAGGCTACCAGCACCGATATAAATGCAAAGAGAGATTTCTCGTCCTGGAAGGGAATGATCTGCTCACGTGCGGCCTCTGCCGGAGCCGCGGACGTGTGCTGATCAGGTGGTGTGCCCTTGCGCGGGGGTGCTGGCAGGCGAGTCAATCCCGTACCAGCGTCCGGAGATGGCGCAATCAGGTTGCTAATTCGATTCACCCGTTAGCAATAATCTTTGCCTGTCAGGGTTCTTATCCGGGAATCATTTCAAGTTCATTCGTGAGTGGCGCATTGACAGACTTTAAAGGCGCACCTAGAATTGCGGCATCTCTACACCGCACCTCGGGCACAAGGCTGGCCCGCGGCGCATTCATACCCGGAGGATTCATGAAGAAAAGCGCTCTGACTCTGTCTGTTCTCGCCGCCCTGGCCCTGGGAACCGCGTCCGCCCAGACCACCATCAAGATTGCCACCCTCAGCCCCCTGTCCGGCGGCCAGAGCGACCTGGGCACCCAGATCCGCAACGGCGCCCAGCTGGCCGTGAACGAATACAAGGCGCAGTTCAAGAAACTCGGCTTTGACCTCGTCCTTGTCCCCTACGACGACCAGGCTGACCCCGCCACCGGCACCGCAGCCGCGCGCAAGATCGCCGCGGACCGTCAGATCCTCGCGGTGGTCGGCACCCTGAACAGTGGCGTGGCCATCCCCGCCAGCGCCGCCCTGCAGCCCAGCAAGGTCGCCCTGGTGAGCCCCGCGAACACCGCCAACCAGGTCACGGACCGCAACCTCAGCAACATGAACCGTATCGTTGCCCGTGACGACGCGCAGGGCCCCGCCGGCGCGAACTTCATCAGCGGCAACCTGAAAGCCAAGAAGGTCTACGTCCTGAACGACAAGACCGCCTACGGCGAAGGCCTGGCGAAAGAAGTCGAGAAGGCCCTGAAAGCCAAAGGCGTCAGCGTCGTGGCGAACGAAGGCACCGAGGAGAAGAGCGACTTCTCCAGCATCGTTGCCAAGATCAAGCTTCAGCGCCCCGACGCCATCTACTTCGGCGGCATCTACAACCAGGTGGGCGTGTTCATCAAGCAGCTGCGTGAAGCCGGCCTGACCACCCCTGTGGTGGGCGGCGACGGCCTCGACAGCGGCGAGCTGCCCGTGATCGTGGGCAGCGCCAACGCCAACAACATCTACTTCACCACGGTGGCCGCGCCCATCAGCGCGCTGCCCGCGGCGAAAGTCTTCGCCGCAAGCTACAAGAAGACCTTTAACGACGACGCCCAGGGATTCGGCGCCTTCGGGTACGACGCTGCGAAAGTTGTGGTGCAGGGCGTGCTGAACGCCGTGCGTGCCAACGCCAACAAGGTGCCCAGCCGCGCCCAGGTGGAAACCGCCATCCGTAAGGGCAGCTTCACGGGCCTGCTGTCCGGCAACGTCAGCTTCAACTCGGCCGGTGACCGCAAGGCCGCCACCCTGTACGTGATGAACGTCACCGATGGGCAGTTCAAGCTCAGCACCTCTGTTCCGGTCAAACCCGTCAAGCAGTAAATGGCTCCGGGAGGTGCGTGTATAGACGCACCCTCCCGCCCAGCCTCCCACCACCCCGTACCATCCTGGGGCCGGGCCGCGCGCCCGGCCCTTGTCGTGACACGCGCCGCCTACAGCGGCCCGTTGATCGGTGGGGCCGGACACCTTTCCCGCGGTGATGGCGTGGAAACGCTAGCATCCGGGCTGACTGACGCAAAACTGACCGATTGCCCAGCTATGCCTTCACGAGTTCACTCGTGCCGCTGACCGTGTCGTTCTTCCGCTTCCTGTGGCGCCCCGTCTTCCCTGCCCCTTCCTGGCCTGCGCCCCCACCCCATGAAAGGAGTTGAGTTTCCTTGGAACAATTGTCCACTCTGCTGCCCTTCCTGGCGAACGTGATCGTCGGGGGGCTCGTGCTGGGCTTCGTGTACGCCATCATCGCGCTGGGCTACACGATGGTGTACGGCGTCCTGCAACTGATCAACTTCGCTCACAGCGAGGTGTTCGTCACCGGCGCGGTGGTGGGCTTCGAGGTGTTCCGCGTGCTGAAGGACTCCAGCATGAACGGTTACCTGAAGCTGATCATCGCGCTGCTGGCCGCCATGCTGGTCTCGGGCCTGCTGAACGTCATCATTGAGCGCCTTGCGTACCGGCCGCTGCGAGGCGCGCCGAAACTGGTGCCTCTGATCACCGCCATCGGCGTGTCCCTGATTCTGCAGGACGTGCTGCGCGTTCTCGAGGGCTTCCAGGGCCGCTTTGACCTGACGTACACCCTGCCTGCCGGATTCGCCGGGAAGTTCTGCGGCCCCGAGAGCAGCTGCGCTGGCCTGGGACAGTTCCTGGTCCGCATCGGCATCGACCTTCAGCTCAAGGACGTGATCCTGGTCATCGTGTCCCTGCTGAGTCTCGCGGTGCTGAACTACATCGTGAACCGCACCCGCATGGGTAAAGCCATTCGCGCCGTGGCGCAGGACCGGGTGACCGCAGGCCTGATGGGCATCGACGGCAACCGCATGATCAGCGCCACCTTCCTGATCGGCGGGGCGCTCGGCGGCATCAGCGGCGTGCTGTTCGGCATGAAATTCGGTACGATCAACGCCTACAGCGGCTTCATTCCCGGTGTGACGGCCTTCACGGCCGCAGTGCTGGGCGGCATCGGCTCCATTCCTGGCGCGGTGCTCGGCGGGCTGCTGCTGGGCGTGCTGGAGAAACTGATCGGCGTGTTCAACGTGTTCGGCGACCTGCTGGGCATCAAGAACCTCGCCGTAATTGACGATTCGTACAGCAAGCTCGGGGCGTTCATTGCGCTGGTGCTGATCCTGATCTTCAAACCGACCGGCCTGCTGGGCAAAAGTAACGTGGAGAAAGTATGACCGTCGCGACCGCCCGACCTGCGCGGCCTGCCGCGCCCGACCGGACCATCTTGCTGCTGCTGTTCTTCGTGATGACCAGCGCCGCCCTGCTCGTCTCCCACAACGGCGAGCTGCTTGAACAGCTCGGTGGCCTTGGGCGCACGCTGCGCAACCCCATCGTGGAAGCCCTGATGGTCAGCCTGTTCCTGGCCAACATCCTGTTCGCCCACCTGTGGCGCGCCGCACCCTGGGCAAAGGCGCTCGTGGGGATCGGCAGCCTGCTGTTCGTGCTGCCCATGGCTGGCCGGGAGGACACCAGCCTCCTGGACCTCAGTATCCAGATCATGATCTTTGCCGCGCTGGCGCTGGGCCTGAACATCGTGGTGGGCCTCGCGGGCCTGCTGGACTTGGGCTACGTGGCCTTCTTCGCCGTGGGTGCCTACGCCTGGGGCATCTTCGCCAGCCCCCGCTTCGGCGAGGTCCTGCGGTACTACGGGGAGAACCCGGGCGCCACGAACGCCGGGACGCTCGCCATGGGCATCGTCCTGACGCTCGTCACTGTGGCGAGCCTGGTGGTCATCAGCCGCCACAACCGGCGCCGCGCACCGACCCCCGCCACGGCCTGGAGCTTCCGCCTGGCCAGCGTCGGTCTGGTGGCCGGCGTGATCCTGACCATCCGGTCGATTCTGGTGCTGCTGTCCACCCGGGCCGACAGCCTGGCGAACGGCATTGACCCGGGCTTCTTCTGGCTGTTCCTGGCGCTGAGTATCTTCGCTGCGGCCGTGGTGGGTGTCCTGATCGGCCTGCCGGTCCTGAAACTCAAGGGCGACTACCTGGCCATCATCACGCTGGGCCTTGGTGAAGTGATTCGCGTGCTGGCGAACAACCTCGCGCTGTACTCGGCCGGCTCGCAGGGCATCACCCCCATCAAGAGTGCGTCCGTGCCGTGGTTTGACGCGATGGCCGGCGCGCTGGGCTTCACCGAGGACCAGTACTACCTGCTGTTCCTGTATGCGCTGGTGCTTGTAATGATCGGCGTGATCCTGCTCGTGAACGTCCGCCTGGACAAAAGCCGCATCGGCCGCGCCTGGATCGCCATCCGTGACGATGAGATTGCCGCGCAGGCCATGGGTGTGCCCCTGATGCAGACCAAACTGATCGCCTTCGCCACCGGCGCGAGCTTCGCCGGGGTGATGGGCATGATCTTCGCAGCCAAGCAGCAGTTCATCAGCCCCGAGAGCTTCGTCCTGAACCAGAGCATCGCGATTCTGTCCATGGTGATTCTGGGCGGCATGGGCTCCTTCCCCGGCGTGATCCTGGGCGCCGCCGTGGTCACCCTGCTGAACCTGCGCATCCTGCCGGGTCTGGGGGAAGCCACGGCGAACCTCGGCATTCCGCAGCAGGTGAACCCCGGGCAGCTGCAGCGCCTGATCTTCGGCGCGATCCTCGTGGCCATGATGCTCCTGCGTCCAGAAGGGTTGCTGCCCAGCCGCAGACGACAACTGGAACTGCATAACGATGACAACCAGGAAGACGAAAGTGCGCAGGGCAACGCGGGCGCACTGAACAGCGCAAGCGGCGACGTGTACAGCGCCGGGTTCGCTCCGGCGAAGGAAAATGACAAGGCGGGGGGCAGCAGGTGAGCGGCAACATACTTGAAGTGGCGGGCGTCACGAAGGTCTTCGGCGGCCTGACTGCCGTGAACGACGTGACCATGGACATCCCTGACCGCAGCATCGTCAGCGTGATCGGGCCGAACGGGGCGGGGAAAACCACGTTCTTCAACATGATCACCGGCATCTATGAGCCCACGCGCGGCACCATCCGCCTGGGCGGCCGGGAACTCGTGGGGCTGCGCCCCGACCAGGTGACGGAAGCCGGCATTGCCCGCACCTTCCAGAACATCCGCCTGTTCTCCACCATGACCAGCGAAGAAAACATCATGGTGGGGCGTCACGCCCGCCTGAAAAGCGGCTTCGTGGACGCGGTGCTGCGCACCCGGAAATTCCACGATGGCGAACGGGAAGCCCAGGATGCCGCGCGCGTCATGCTGGACTTCGTGGGTCTGAGCAAGTGGCGCAACGAGATGGCCACCAACCTCCCCTACGGGGACCAGCGCAAGCTGGAAATTGCGCGCGCGCTGGCGACCACGCCGAAACTGATTCTGCTGGACGAACCGGCGGCCGGCATGAACCCCCGCGAAACCGAGGATCTGAAGGCCCTGATCCGCCGCATCCGTGATGAGCTTG from Deinococcus taeanensis carries:
- a CDS encoding helix-turn-helix domain-containing protein — encoded protein: MISTNTRTFVDTVTYRPGAVILYPGKSDMLYRVASGLVRVHTMDDDGNGLTLRYVKPGEYFGEEALAGVNRAYFAEAVTDSSIDVINPALMSAEDNLHVTTHLVRTLERAYESIYRLVGKRLRARIAGELLELKDTALATQLDSGETMIYATHDELAAAVGSVRETVTKVVGELSREGVISAGYGKITLKNESALQQIAAA
- a CDS encoding FAD-dependent oxidoreductase produces the protein MTQTYTPDRPLRVAVIGSGPSGIFATEALLKQTDLPVEVDVYDRLPTPYGLVRYGVAPDHLTIKSVTRGFEKTLSDPRVRFLGNVEFGRDLTHDDTVAHYDAVMYTVGASSDRRLGIPGEDLEGSMSATEFVAWYNGHPDAATRDMVLHASGVAVVGVGNVALDVSRILVKTTQELHESDIAAHALSALEGSHVRDVWILGRRGPAQAAFTTKELREFGELSDAEPVVHSEEIALSPEAEAAITDNTKKKNVEVLREFAAHQSEGKLRRVHLRFLVSPVEILDDGHGHVGGLKVERNRLDEHGNAVGTGEYEVLPVQMVLRSVGYRGVALPGVPFDEKRGVIANTDGRVDGRAGEYTAGWIKRGPSGVVGTNRKDATDTVAHLLADARESRLPGAAHPTRTAVDALLASRGVRVYSFADWQVLDAHEVAAGKAQGRPRAKVVHREVMLGHRKA
- a CDS encoding NAD(P)/FAD-dependent oxidoreductase, which translates into the protein MTASLHADVLVIGAGPAGLHAAFYAAWRGLRVRLLEARSEPGGQLSALYPDKRVYDVPGLPATPAAQVVQALVRQLDGLDVTLHLHTSARDLRRAEHGWQVTADTPHGTQAFTAAAVVLAPGLGALRPRDARVPGEHADVRTDLPDPTTLTGRRVLVVGGVPQATRAALELVQAGAAVTLTHRRVGFRGSPAELAALEQGQAQGQLQVLAPATLNALTPGGAQLTVQGELTAVPADTVLILNGYLPDLTPLQAWPLNWQGEYIPDGPGGHTSLEGVFVAGDVAQSAQAFKLISVGLAQAAVAANHAAHHANPELRVRPGHSSEKRLS
- a CDS encoding AAC(3) family N-acetyltransferase; translated protein: MLNLLRRPPVSPAELDEGLRALGLNGTQHVIVHASLKSFGTLDGGARTVVDALGQAAATVVAPAFTYSTLLSRPAATTSARFHRDSRVSRDIGRVPQELVERPEARRSFHPTLSFIALGQEAGRVTEAQSLSSPYQPVGALYDLDGYALLMGVDFGSNTSVHYGEHLAGMPLLTRYVPLDGQVVPTAFPNCSADFDNLAPEVHLRARSVQVGACTLRLYRVRDLVDGTVRLLNRDPEALLCTYRGCRCQEVRTMVRQQGLRPRRHTGLIS
- a CDS encoding glutamine synthetase III → MNHDFDVISAARNWRTDTASATPHDIVSNVYASDVLTLEQLKARLSKPIFKSLQATLERGATLDPGIADTVALAMKTWAMEKGATHYTHWFHPLTGATAEKHDSFVSPNGDGAAIAAFTGKELIQAEPDASSFPSGGLRATFEARGYTAWDASSPAFIMRHANGATLCIPTAFASWTGEALDTKTPLLRSVEALNKAVTPALKLFGASEGTRVSSTLGAEQEYFLIAEEYYYRRPDLVMTGRTLFGAQPPRGQELEDHYFGAIPDRVLSFMTDAETQLYALGIPVKTRHNEVAPGQYEIAPIFEDSNVAADHQQLTMQVLRNTARRYGLVALLHEKPFAGVNGSGKHCNWSMSTNAGENLLEPGDTPHENLQFLFFTSAVIKAVDDHQDLLRISVASASNDHRLGANEAPPAIISIFLGSELSDIFDRLESGQGGRGAEAGLLGLGTSVLPPLPRHAGDRNRTSPFAFTGNKFEFRAAGSSQSISFPITVLNTIVADAVSELSAELKAKLDAGDDLNAAVADIVKATYSKHKRIVFNGDGYSDEWHQEAEHQRGLLNLRTTLDAVEHLTDGKNQTLFEKFQVLSDRELAARQEIMYDIYFKTVNIEGETTEYMARTMILPAAVKYLSELHAAGSSRAVTAVAAEVEAAADELFDAVSALSEQNAATGGDEVHEKAHHMRDHVLPAMTAVRKAADRLEKVVAEQHWPLPTYRQMLFVK